The region TGCTCTTTTCCCATCACTGTTGTTTCCGCCTTTGTGTTACTATGACTATGACAGGGAATGTCTCCCTGGCTCGACACAGGAGCAGGCTGGTAACCGTTGCTGTGGCGCCTACACAACAGGGAGGGTGGGGTCTGAAGGCCCAGCCACCATGGTGGTGTCGATTGGCGCTATGAGAGCGGGATCGACAACAATGATGTCAGTGGCAACAGTGTCAATGGTGGCAGGGATGTCGACGGCAGCGGGTATAACAACATCGATAGGCACATCCACAGCTGGGTCGACAGCAGCTGCAGCTGCTGGGTCTACTGGGGCGGCGGTATCCACAACTGCTGGTTCCTCAGCTGCGTGGCCCACTGCTGGCTCAGCCTCGGCTTCAGCGGCAGCCTCGTCCTCAGCGGCAGCCTCGTCCTCTCCAACCTCGTCAGAGTTCAGAGGGACGGCGGGGGCAGCAGGGGCAGCCTGGCCAGGATAGGGATAGTATCTGCCATAGCCGCCATAGCGGGGCTGAAAGAGGGATAGTGAGCATGAGAAGGGAttgaacacacacccacatcacaaTGAACACATTTGTAAGCATTATATTACAGTAATTCTTATCTCATCTCTTAGATCGATGGAGAGGAAACCCACTGATGCTTTttaacaatttagcagattaactcAAGCTGATTTAAAGGACCATGAGCTCACCACTGGGGCCTCTTCATCTGAGTTCATTGGTGGTGGTGGGTAGAAGAATTTGGGGTCTTGAGCTGGGGCAGCAGGGGCTGCAGCAGGGTCATTCAACTGTTCACACCACAAATGGTTCAGTCCATCAGAGTTTTCAGACAACATTAGGGTGTCACTATCAGCTCTAAAACAGGGTATTGAGTCTTGAGTCTCGCAAGGAGTGAGAGAAGTGTTAGAAAAGCTAGGGATGTTTATGAGAAGAATCTTTCTACAGCATGCATCTACAGTTTTTTAAAGAGTTTCTAAAAGTAGCACTTACCATTGGGGGCTGAGCTGGTGCAGCCTTCGGAGGAAAGAAaataattcaattgattagacgaTCACTGATATGGTTGATATACAGAGCTAATTACTCCATTATGATTCTTTATTTATGGGATTGCTGAGTGGGGGTGTTTGAGGAGTTGGTAAATGGAAATGGCCTAAATATGTAGGAGAGCGAAACACTACAGCATTGGAGAGATGGATAATGTAGATATTgcatatgtacactgagtgtgccaaacattagtaacaccttcctaatattgagttgcacccacttttgtCCTCAAAACAATCTGAattagtcggggcatggactctacaagttgtcaaaagtgttccacagggatgctggcccatgttgactcaaaggcttcccacagttatgtcaagttggctggatgtcctttgggtggtggaccattcttgatacacaggaaactgttgattgtgaaaaacccagtagggttgcagttcttgacacactcaaaccggtgcgcctggcacccactatcataccccattcaaaggcatttaaatattttgtcctggccattcaccctctgaacggcacacatgcacaatccatgtgttaattatctcaaggcttaaaaatacttctttaactgtttcctccccttcatctacactgattgaagtggatttcacaAGTGATATCaggaagggatcatagctttcacctggattcacatggtcaatctatgtcatggaaagaacatgtTTTGTATCCTCAGTGTATATGTTATCAATCGATAGTATATCTTTCTCGATGGCTTTTTAGCATTTGGGAAGCCTAGTGGTAAAACCAAAGTCAAACCTTTTGATAAAAAAACACTGTTTCAGTCATATGTATAGCCTACCCTCAGTGGCATAATGTTATATGTCCTTCTTTCACAATGTGACGTATGTCTAACATGTTCTACATAAGTCTAAAACTAAATAGCTGAGATCAAAATGATTTAAATTGAACATGTAATATGCTTTCGATTTAAATGCATCCATGATGTATGCAGAGATTAAGTTTCTATATATAGGggtggcaggtggcctagtggttagagcgttgggccagtaaccaaaaggttgctgaatcgaatcccacagctgataaggtaaaaatgtgtccttCTTCCCCTgagcaatgcagttaacccactgttaggctttcattgtaaatagaaatttgttcttaactgacttgcctagttacacaTCTAATTTATTAGTTCAAATGAAACTTGTCCAGTAATTTGCCTTTGCCTTTTTTTAATCCAACCCCTCCAATGTACATACATATTCAAACAGATTAGGTTGGAGAGGTTATAGCAGAGGGCAGCTGCGGTGCAGGGCCCAATTAgcagtttagggggttaagttccttgctaaATGGCACGTGAGATAATGATGCCAGCATCATTGCCGTCTCAATGCTGCCAgatctcccccccacccccccaccccctcgtcAGCAATAGGATTCAAACTGGTAACCCTCCGGTTGCTGGTTTGTCTCTCTAAACTCGAGGCTACTGTCACCTTCTTTTTATTCCATT is a window of Salvelinus sp. IW2-2015 linkage group LG13, ASM291031v2, whole genome shotgun sequence DNA encoding:
- the enam gene encoding enamelin isoform X2, yielding MISIVLLMCLLGFSLAAPTPDSGSDEVAAHANEALRWMELYRMYGALGQLAAPAQPPMLNDPAAAPAAPAQDPKFFYPPPPMNSDEEAPVPRYGGYGRYYPYPGQAAPAAPAVPLNSDEVGEDEAAAEDEAAAEAEAEPAVGHAAEEPAVVDTAAPVDPAAAAAVDPAVDVPIDVVIPAAVDIPATIDTVATDIIVVDPALIAPIDTTMVAGPSDPTLPVV
- the enam gene encoding enamelin isoform X1 is translated as MISIVLLMCLLGFSLAAPTPDSGSDEQVAAHANEALRWMELYRMYGALGQLAAPAQPPMLNDPAAAPAAPAQDPKFFYPPPPMNSDEEAPVPRYGGYGRYYPYPGQAAPAAPAVPLNSDEVGEDEAAAEDEAAAEAEAEPAVGHAAEEPAVVDTAAPVDPAAAAAVDPAVDVPIDVVIPAAVDIPATIDTVATDIIVVDPALIAPIDTTMVAGPSDPTLPVV